In the genome of Mycoplasma seminis, one region contains:
- a CDS encoding IS1634 family transposase: MKNKNGLVETGKLTGGKKYKFFKKVGKAFYELDYKKVQEDSQFDGYYIYETSRMDLTSEEIVEIYAKQWQIEENFRTMKSSLQVRPMYVWTDKHIEAHILLCFMSLVIMKFLLYSVNKTLKDTGVIDRFSNERVIKAIKSAEKVVKVVDGQIKEEIYIRNTQNSDYISDFETIQTIFSKIVQVI, encoded by the coding sequence TTGAAAAACAAAAATGGATTAGTTGAAACCGGTAAATTAACTGGTGGAAAGAAATACAAATTCTTCAAAAAAGTAGGTAAAGCTTTTTATGAATTAGACTATAAAAAGGTTCAAGAAGATAGTCAATTTGACGGTTATTATATTTATGAAACTTCGAGAATGGATTTAACGTCTGAAGAAATTGTTGAAATTTATGCAAAACAATGACAAATTGAAGAAAACTTCAGAACAATGAAATCATCATTACAAGTTAGACCTATGTATGTTTGAACAGATAAACATATTGAAGCACATATTTTATTATGTTTTATGTCTCTTGTTATCATGAAATTTTTACTTTACTCAGTTAACAAAACTCTAAAAGATACTGGTGTAATCGATAGATTTTCAAATGAAAGAGTTATAAAAGCAATTAAATCAGCTGAAAAAGTTGTAAAAGTTGTTGATGGTCAAATAAAAGAAGAAATTTATATACGAAATACTCAAAATTCAGATTATATTTCTGATTTCGAAACAATACAAACAATATTTTCAAAAATTGTACAAGTAATTTAG
- a CDS encoding thioredoxin family protein codes for MLHESNKKQVHEALASKPSLLLEVFYASWCGPCRMYKGSLEELAEKHGVEIYRINIDESRDYAAEALVSSIPFTRVYRDGQLVSTFLGYKPYGELKAILGL; via the coding sequence ATGTTACATGAATCTAATAAAAAACAAGTACATGAAGCTTTAGCTTCAAAACCATCTTTACTTCTTGAAGTATTTTATGCTTCATGATGTGGACCATGTAGAATGTACAAAGGTTCACTTGAAGAATTAGCAGAAAAACATGGTGTAGAAATCTATAGAATCAACATTGATGAATCTAGAGATTATGCCGCTGAAGCTCTTGTAAGTTCAATTCCATTTACTAGAGTTTACAGAGATGGACAATTAGTATCTACCTTTTTAGGTTACAAACCATATGGAGAGCTAAAAGCAATCCTTGGATTATAG
- a CDS encoding restriction endonuclease subunit S has translation MTPEQLKKSILNYAISGKLTKQLDSDTPVSKLLEDIENEKQRLIQNNELKPSKTSSFIYKENNKWYEKINNKVADISEEIPFEIPNNWTWVRLDTIANIYTGDSINATFKAKNLTNIEEGVPYIATKDISFDSEINYENGIKIPLEYQKIFKLSKAPSVLLCVEGGSAGRKIGLTNKNVYFGNKLANFSLYKGEINYLFNLLQASFFSNQFKSNLTGIIEGISLNNLKKILIPLPPLEEQQRIVDKLNDILPLINQYTELYNSLQELDKTFPINLKKSLLNYAISGKITKQLDSDTPVSKLLEDISNTKEELIKEKKLKASKTSSFIYKDNNKWYEKVNNKVIDISEQIPFEIPNNWTWVRLGEIGIWKSGSTPLRTKKEYYFEGSIPWIKSGDLNDDVLTKTSELITEKAVSECNLVLHKKGTIVVAMYTATAGKVSILDIEATTNQACCACSLYIDEMNKYLMYYVMNIRNQMFKLAEGTVQKNLSKEKIEKILIPLPPLEEQQRIVDKLQELLPLVEKLN, from the coding sequence ATGACCCCAGAACAACTTAAAAAATCAATTCTGAATTATGCTATTAGTGGAAAACTAACTAAACAATTAGATAGTGATACACCTGTAAGCAAATTACTTGAGGATATTGAAAATGAAAAACAAAGATTAATTCAAAATAATGAATTAAAACCATCTAAAACTTCTTCATTTATCTATAAAGAAAATAATAAATGATATGAAAAAATAAATAATAAAGTTGCGGATATTTCAGAAGAGATTCCTTTTGAGATACCAAATAATTGAACTTGAGTGAGGTTAGATACTATTGCAAATATTTACACTGGAGATAGTATTAATGCTACATTTAAGGCTAAAAATTTAACTAATATTGAAGAAGGTGTTCCATATATTGCGACTAAAGACATATCTTTTGATAGTGAAATAAACTATGAAAATGGTATTAAAATTCCTTTAGAATATCAAAAGATTTTTAAATTATCAAAAGCTCCTTCAGTTCTTTTATGTGTCGAAGGTGGTTCTGCTGGTAGAAAAATAGGTTTAACAAATAAAAATGTGTATTTCGGTAATAAATTAGCTAATTTCAGTCTTTACAAAGGAGAAATCAATTATCTATTTAATTTATTACAAGCATCATTTTTTAGCAACCAATTTAAATCGAATTTAACTGGTATTATTGAAGGGATTTCTTTAAATAATTTAAAAAAAATTCTCATCCCCCTTCCTCCACTTGAAGAACAACAAAGAATAGTAGATAAATTAAATGATATTTTACCTTTAATTAATCAGTATACTGAGTTATATAACTCTTTACAAGAGTTAGATAAAACTTTTCCTATTAATCTAAAGAAATCTCTACTTAATTATGCTATTAGTGGAAAAATAACTAAGCAATTAGACAGTGATACACCTGTAAGTAAATTACTTGAGGATATAAGCAATACTAAAGAAGAATTAATAAAAGAAAAGAAATTAAAAGCTTCTAAAACTTCTTCATTTATTTATAAAGACAATAATAAATGATATGAAAAAGTAAATAATAAAGTTATAGATATATCAGAACAAATACCTTTTGAGATACCTAATAATTGAACTTGAGTGAGATTAGGGGAAATTGGTATATGAAAATCAGGAAGCACTCCATTGAGAACAAAAAAGGAATATTATTTTGAAGGAAGTATTCCTTGAATAAAGAGTGGTGACTTAAATGATGATGTTTTAACTAAAACATCTGAGTTGATAACAGAAAAAGCTGTATCGGAATGTAATTTAGTTTTACATAAAAAAGGAACTATTGTTGTAGCTATGTATACAGCAACAGCAGGAAAAGTATCTATTTTAGATATAGAAGCAACAACTAATCAGGCATGTTGCGCTTGTTCATTATATATAGATGAAATGAATAAGTACTTAATGTATTATGTAATGAATATAAGAAACCAAATGTTTAAACTAGCAGAAGGAACAGTACAAAAAAACTTATCAAAAGAAAAAATTGAAAAAATCCTTATCCCCCTCCCTCCACTTGAAGAACAACAAAGAATTGTGGATAAATTGCAAGAATTACTCCCGTTAGTAGAAAAGTTAAATTAA
- the hsdR gene encoding EcoAI/FtnUII family type I restriction enzme subunit R: protein MNQKDLNLSEEDTKRIYITPVLESPSKNWKDSIEMEFPISDGKIITNSETTTRKHPKKADYVLKSKQGQLLAVVEAKAFKYDDSEGIQQAKEYAKKLDVPFCYASSGHGFREVIFDGDTYQERDIELNQFPSREELTQRFLEIKKNIKAENLDFINYKASVSDSNGNKPRYYQRRAINSVLNAIANGQKRILLVMATGTGKTFVAKRIIQAINANKPNTRILFLCDRDALASQTMKSFSSFGNKLIRIVNDKKYGYDTAAEIYVALYQQLTPKDNVNPLLNYKKDFFDYIIIDECHRGSANENSEWRNILEYFDSATQIGLTATPKESEDTSNRLYFGDPIYTYSLKEGIDDGYLAPYMIFQIEMDDVEKAANTVGQVDNNGVLIEQAPSEGQMNRSYFYKERNRTVAREITNYLQKYDPYAKTIVFCKNDQHALDMRDALAEMNAEEMSKANKLSKDYIVRITSNDEEGKKQIENFCDPFEKYPVIATTAELLSTGVDTKTVKLIVLDTEVKSDIKLKQILGRGTRVFIYQNEEMQQEFKDKTNFVIMDFGKSTDLLKNDEFFALPDVIYSAKLSSVNSVISEAFESRDFAPRVKNVVDGEKVYVTNKNVLTLGEDFALTSEKYLELAKERVLNIYPTLEEFNNALLSLDIARKPLFINDLIAKAELNIDLIKDYKNINDNIENFDIIRLISYNVLPKTKQGNIKLIKESKLFNSLNEQQQEVVDKLLDKYLENGINDLISLQTLELDPLSNYGGMKKIIEIFDGRDKYNELINNLLKIII from the coding sequence ATGAATCAAAAAGATTTAAATTTAAGCGAAGAAGATACAAAAAGAATTTATATAACTCCTGTATTGGAATCACCATCTAAAAACTGAAAAGATAGTATTGAAATGGAATTTCCAATTTCAGATGGAAAAATTATTACTAATTCTGAAACAACAACTAGAAAACATCCTAAAAAAGCTGATTATGTCTTGAAATCTAAACAAGGTCAATTACTTGCTGTAGTTGAAGCTAAAGCTTTTAAATATGATGATTCCGAAGGTATTCAACAAGCTAAAGAATATGCTAAGAAATTAGATGTTCCTTTTTGCTATGCTTCTAGTGGTCATGGATTTAGAGAAGTTATTTTTGATGGGGATACTTACCAAGAAAGAGATATTGAATTAAATCAGTTTCCTTCTCGTGAAGAATTAACTCAAAGATTTTTAGAAATTAAAAAAAATATCAAAGCTGAAAACTTAGATTTTATTAACTATAAAGCTTCCGTAAGTGATTCAAATGGTAACAAACCTAGATATTATCAAAGAAGAGCTATCAATAGTGTTTTAAATGCTATAGCAAATGGTCAAAAGCGTATTTTACTAGTTATGGCTACAGGTACTGGTAAAACATTTGTTGCAAAAAGAATAATCCAAGCAATTAATGCTAATAAGCCAAATACTAGAATATTATTCTTATGTGATAGGGATGCACTTGCTAGCCAAACTATGAAAAGTTTTTCTAGTTTTGGAAATAAATTAATTCGTATTGTTAATGATAAAAAGTATGGATATGATACAGCTGCTGAAATTTATGTTGCTTTATATCAACAATTAACCCCTAAAGATAATGTAAATCCTTTATTAAATTACAAAAAAGATTTCTTTGATTACATAATTATTGATGAATGTCACCGTGGTTCAGCAAATGAAAACTCTGAATGAAGAAATATTTTAGAATATTTTGATTCAGCTACTCAAATAGGATTAACAGCAACACCAAAAGAAAGTGAAGACACTTCTAATAGATTATATTTTGGCGATCCTATTTATACCTATTCTTTAAAAGAAGGAATTGATGATGGATATTTAGCACCATATATGATTTTTCAAATTGAAATGGATGATGTTGAGAAGGCTGCAAATACAGTTGGACAAGTAGATAATAATGGTGTATTAATTGAACAAGCCCCAAGTGAAGGTCAAATGAACCGAAGTTATTTCTATAAAGAAAGAAATAGAACAGTAGCTAGAGAGATAACTAATTATTTACAAAAGTATGATCCGTATGCTAAAACTATTGTCTTTTGTAAAAATGATCAACATGCTTTAGATATGCGTGATGCACTTGCAGAAATGAATGCTGAAGAAATGTCTAAAGCTAATAAGTTATCTAAAGATTATATTGTTCGGATTACATCAAATGATGAAGAAGGTAAAAAACAAATTGAGAACTTCTGTGATCCGTTTGAAAAATATCCTGTAATTGCAACTACAGCTGAGTTGCTTTCAACTGGAGTAGATACTAAAACAGTTAAGTTAATTGTTTTAGATACAGAAGTTAAATCTGATATTAAACTTAAACAAATTCTTGGTAGAGGAACTAGAGTATTTATTTATCAAAATGAAGAAATGCAACAAGAATTCAAAGATAAAACTAATTTTGTAATTATGGATTTTGGTAAATCTACTGATTTACTTAAAAATGATGAATTCTTTGCTTTACCAGATGTAATTTATAGCGCTAAATTATCTAGTGTTAATAGTGTAATATCGGAAGCATTTGAATCTAGAGATTTTGCTCCTAGAGTAAAAAATGTTGTAGATGGTGAAAAGGTTTATGTAACTAATAAAAATGTTTTAACACTGGGTGAAGATTTTGCACTTACTAGTGAAAAATATCTTGAATTAGCTAAAGAAAGAGTTCTAAATATATATCCTACTTTAGAAGAGTTTAATAATGCTTTGCTTTCTCTTGATATAGCTAGAAAACCACTATTTATTAATGATTTAATTGCAAAAGCTGAGTTAAATATTGATTTAATTAAAGATTATAAAAATATCAATGATAATATTGAAAATTTTGATATTATCAGACTTATTTCTTATAATGTTTTACCTAAAACTAAACAAGGTAATATTAAACTAATTAAAGAGTCTAAATTATTTAATTCTTTAAATGAACAACAACAAGAAGTTGTTGATAAGTTACTAGATAAATATTTAGAAAATGGTATTAATGATTTAATTAGTTTACAAACACTTGAATTAGATCCGCTTAGCAATTATGGCGGAATGAAAAAGATTATTGAAATCTTTGATGGTAGAGATAAATATAATGAATTAATTAATAACTTATTAAAAATAATTATTTAA
- a CDS encoding trigger factor-related chaperone: MKFETKEIKLSHDEWIKAQSDALQFLERNKQQDQKINQALILQTAADQVVAVYRNTEMQQQNAQHKDKIYFLPIVSDLKFTIDEISFNFKTYYEDNLEAYSVEIKPNAEFKLPSDFADRVKVFTEQFMSNYKFRIPSSQETINSGDNVEFNIKVVGMNEEAQKFVAVASLEGANPVEKALVGMKVNETKQFNEMGNTFEITPLVIYHYQEMPITELNVHLLNIANIKTLEDVKNHIHEVTLEQTVNDEAFSYGDKIVTQILENNKGIFKIPEDLVENDLKEFAFSDEFKGDKYEVVKSTIENYFWTILIMKHFDFTISQEDVNNEFEKLVRIVGQAEAQRIGAQRLSNIFLFKKIAVVYLEKYQNDDFKKYEKYLKNYLSK; this comes from the coding sequence ATGAAATTTGAAACTAAAGAAATTAAGCTATCACATGATGAATGAATTAAAGCTCAAAGTGATGCATTACAATTCTTAGAAAGAAATAAACAACAAGATCAAAAAATTAATCAAGCATTAATTTTACAAACTGCTGCTGATCAAGTTGTTGCGGTATATAGAAATACTGAAATGCAACAACAAAATGCACAACACAAAGATAAAATTTACTTCCTTCCAATTGTGAGTGATTTAAAATTCACAATTGATGAAATTAGTTTTAATTTTAAAACATATTATGAAGATAATTTAGAAGCATATAGTGTTGAAATTAAACCAAATGCAGAATTTAAATTACCAAGTGATTTTGCAGATAGAGTTAAAGTGTTTACTGAACAATTTATGAGCAATTATAAGTTTAGAATTCCATCTTCACAAGAAACAATTAATAGTGGGGATAATGTTGAATTTAATATTAAAGTAGTTGGAATGAATGAAGAAGCACAAAAATTTGTTGCTGTAGCAAGCCTTGAAGGAGCAAATCCAGTCGAAAAAGCTCTTGTAGGTATGAAAGTGAATGAAACTAAACAATTTAATGAAATGGGTAATACTTTTGAAATTACTCCACTTGTAATTTACCATTATCAAGAAATGCCTATTACAGAATTAAATGTACATTTACTTAATATTGCAAATATTAAAACTTTAGAGGATGTTAAAAACCATATTCATGAAGTTACTTTAGAACAAACTGTAAATGATGAAGCTTTTTCTTATGGAGATAAAATTGTTACACAAATTTTAGAAAACAATAAAGGTATTTTTAAAATCCCAGAAGATTTAGTAGAAAATGATTTAAAAGAATTTGCTTTTTCAGATGAATTTAAAGGAGATAAATACGAAGTTGTAAAATCTACAATTGAAAATTACTTCTGAACAATTCTTATTATGAAACATTTTGACTTTACAATTTCTCAAGAAGATGTCAATAATGAATTTGAAAAACTTGTTAGAATTGTTGGACAAGCTGAAGCACAAAGAATCGGTGCGCAAAGATTATCAAACATTTTCTTATTTAAAAAGATCGCTGTAGTATACCTTGAAAAGTATCAAAATGATGATTTTAAAAAATATGAAAAATATTTAAAAAATTATTTGTCTAAATAA
- the ligA gene encoding NAD-dependent DNA ligase LigA: protein MKQNTQNNEKISSKEQAKARIIYLTNYLNELNNAYYNLDNPQVEDYIYDQLLRELEELEIKYKDLIQPDSPTKKIGGVPRIDFPKYRHQKPMLSLAKAYSFEEIAKFVSDIKSELPSYDTDFNLEPKIDGLSISLIYKQGKLIRAVTRGDGKEGEDVTKNAILIKGIAKSIPYQKDIEIRGEIYVSKQTLLETNAKLNEEYETKADEYINIKLPEYQAKITSGKKATHPVEPKLVQFANTRNMAAGTLRQKNSKLLLERELQVIMYDIVNPLDHNIYHQNKVLSFIKELGLPTHDVSYVEKDLDAITSRISEFESLKDSFQYDCDGFVIKLNELEYWDKLGKTAKFPRYAIAYKYKTEEAYPIVSKIITTVGRTGKITYVAEFDQAVELNQTKVQRATLHNYDFITNLSLNLGDRVVVIKSGEIIPKIIDLKEKLVAGVFPKVLTCPECGSQLVELEGIVDQFCENDDCESKKIKKLIHFVSRNALNIISLGEKLVEELYLKGFVSDFASIFDLDLHREEIMSQVTNFKELRMNNLRDSLIKSSNVELYRVIFGLGIKNIGLEVAKLIANNISNLEELISYPLENLLLINTIGPEIVESLREFISKEENRNELIKLDSKLTYIKDESVKTNLLEGLNFVVTGTLSIPRDDMWKLIEQNGGIAQKSVNKKTNYLLAGDNVGASKTQKAQDLGVKVISEVEFYQLLESKVA from the coding sequence ATGAAACAAAACACACAAAATAATGAAAAAATCTCAAGCAAAGAGCAAGCTAAAGCTAGAATAATATACTTAACTAATTATTTAAATGAACTAAATAATGCTTACTATAATTTGGATAATCCTCAAGTTGAAGACTATATTTATGATCAATTACTTAGAGAACTTGAAGAGTTAGAAATTAAGTATAAAGATTTAATTCAACCTGATTCTCCAACTAAAAAAATAGGAGGAGTACCACGGATTGATTTTCCTAAATACAGACACCAAAAACCAATGTTATCTTTAGCGAAAGCTTATAGTTTTGAAGAAATTGCAAAATTTGTCTCTGATATTAAATCGGAACTTCCTAGTTATGATACTGATTTTAATCTTGAACCTAAAATTGATGGTTTATCAATTTCATTAATTTATAAGCAAGGTAAATTAATTCGTGCTGTAACTAGAGGGGATGGAAAAGAAGGAGAAGATGTTACTAAGAATGCTATTTTGATTAAAGGAATAGCTAAAAGCATACCTTACCAAAAAGATATTGAAATCAGAGGTGAAATTTATGTTTCAAAACAAACTTTGCTTGAAACAAATGCAAAATTAAATGAAGAATATGAAACAAAAGCTGATGAATATATTAATATTAAACTTCCAGAATATCAAGCTAAAATAACTAGCGGTAAAAAAGCAACTCACCCTGTTGAACCTAAATTAGTGCAATTTGCTAATACTAGAAATATGGCTGCAGGTACATTAAGACAAAAGAATTCTAAATTATTGCTTGAACGTGAATTGCAAGTTATTATGTACGACATTGTTAATCCACTGGATCACAACATTTATCATCAAAATAAAGTGTTAAGTTTCATTAAAGAGTTAGGACTTCCAACCCATGATGTTTCTTATGTAGAAAAAGATTTAGATGCTATTACAAGTAGAATTAGTGAATTTGAAAGTTTAAAAGATTCCTTCCAATATGACTGTGATGGTTTCGTTATTAAACTTAATGAACTTGAATACTGAGATAAGCTTGGAAAAACAGCAAAATTCCCTCGTTATGCAATTGCTTATAAGTATAAAACTGAAGAAGCCTATCCTATAGTTTCAAAAATAATTACTACAGTTGGAAGAACTGGAAAAATTACTTATGTTGCTGAATTTGATCAAGCCGTAGAATTAAACCAAACTAAAGTTCAAAGAGCAACATTACACAATTATGACTTTATTACAAATTTATCTTTAAACCTAGGAGATAGGGTTGTAGTAATAAAATCAGGTGAAATTATTCCTAAAATTATTGATTTAAAAGAAAAATTAGTTGCTGGAGTATTTCCAAAAGTTTTAACTTGTCCAGAATGTGGTTCACAATTAGTAGAACTCGAAGGAATTGTGGATCAATTTTGCGAAAATGATGATTGTGAATCTAAGAAAATTAAGAAATTAATTCACTTTGTTTCTAGAAATGCTTTAAATATTATTTCGCTAGGTGAAAAACTTGTTGAAGAACTTTATTTAAAAGGATTTGTAAGTGATTTCGCGTCAATTTTTGATTTGGATTTACATAGAGAAGAAATAATGTCTCAAGTTACTAATTTCAAAGAGCTTAGAATGAATAACCTTAGAGATAGTTTGATTAAAAGTTCTAATGTAGAACTCTACAGAGTTATTTTTGGTCTCGGAATCAAGAACATAGGCTTAGAAGTTGCGAAATTAATTGCAAATAATATTTCTAATTTAGAGGAACTAATTTCTTATCCACTAGAAAATTTACTTTTAATCAATACTATAGGACCTGAAATCGTGGAATCTCTTCGTGAATTTATTTCTAAAGAAGAAAATAGAAATGAATTAATTAAACTTGATTCTAAATTAACTTATATCAAAGATGAAAGCGTTAAAACAAACTTACTGGAAGGGCTTAATTTCGTTGTAACTGGAACATTATCAATTCCTAGAGATGATATGTGAAAACTTATTGAACAAAATGGTGGAATTGCACAAAAAAGCGTAAATAAGAAAACTAATTATTTACTTGCTGGGGATAATGTTGGAGCAAGCAAAACTCAAAAAGCCCAAGATTTAGGTGTAAAAGTCATTTCTGAAGTTGAATTTTATCAACTGCTTGAATCTAAAGTGGCTTAA
- a CDS encoding class I SAM-dependent DNA methyltransferase encodes MSISNFVKRMQDTMRADAGINGDAQRIEQMVWMLFLKVYDAKEANTWEILEPNYTSIIPEKYRWRNWAKSDMTGDTLLNFVNNELFPTLKNLEVKDNDPVKKRIVLDVFADANNYMKDGVALRRAINIVDELELDSKSDRHAFGDIYESILKDIQNAGNAGEFYTPRALTDFIVQVVDPSLKDTIADFACGTGGFLTSSIKYLDKKVTSAADRSYLQNFYGIEKKPFPHLLAITNLLLHDIDSPNILHGNSLERNVREYSEKEKFDVVLMNPPYGGSERKEIQDNFPSDIRGSETADLFMGVIMYRLKKNGKAAVILPDGFLFGTDNAKSNLKKKLLSEFNLHTIIRLPGSVFAPYTSIATNILFFEKKPSNGEVWFYRMDMPKGYKAFSKTKPIKLEHFDEVSQWIQNKHDILDNDGNNKAKRFSTEELKELNYNLDQCGVPHVEEVILQPEELIAKYTNERNQINSKISNVLDEISNILGITLEDK; translated from the coding sequence ATGAGTATAAGTAATTTTGTTAAAAGAATGCAAGATACTATGCGTGCTGATGCTGGTATTAATGGTGATGCACAAAGAATTGAGCAAATGGTATGGATGTTATTTCTTAAAGTATATGATGCTAAAGAAGCTAATACATGAGAAATACTGGAACCAAATTATACTTCTATAATTCCAGAGAAGTATAGATGAAGAAATTGAGCTAAAAGTGATATGACTGGGGATACATTATTAAACTTTGTTAATAATGAATTATTTCCTACATTAAAAAACTTAGAAGTTAAAGATAACGACCCTGTTAAGAAAAGAATAGTTCTAGATGTATTTGCTGATGCAAACAACTATATGAAAGATGGTGTAGCTCTTCGTAGAGCTATTAATATAGTAGATGAATTAGAACTTGATAGTAAAAGCGATCGTCATGCATTTGGGGATATTTATGAATCTATTTTAAAAGATATCCAAAATGCAGGTAATGCTGGAGAATTTTATACCCCAAGAGCATTAACAGATTTTATTGTGCAAGTTGTTGATCCTAGTTTAAAAGATACAATTGCCGACTTTGCTTGTGGAACTGGAGGATTTTTAACTTCAAGTATTAAATACTTAGATAAAAAAGTAACTTCTGCAGCTGATAGAAGTTATTTACAAAACTTTTATGGTATTGAGAAAAAACCTTTTCCACATTTACTTGCAATAACAAACTTATTACTTCATGATATTGACTCTCCTAATATCTTGCATGGAAATTCACTTGAAAGAAATGTTAGAGAATATAGTGAAAAAGAAAAATTCGATGTGGTATTAATGAATCCTCCTTATGGTGGAAGTGAAAGAAAAGAAATACAAGATAATTTCCCTTCTGATATCAGAGGAAGTGAAACAGCTGATCTTTTCATGGGTGTAATTATGTATCGTTTAAAGAAAAATGGTAAAGCAGCTGTTATTTTACCTGATGGATTTTTATTTGGAACAGATAATGCAAAAAGTAATCTGAAAAAGAAACTGCTTAGTGAATTTAACTTACATACAATAATTAGACTTCCTGGAAGTGTATTTGCTCCTTATACTTCAATAGCTACTAATATTTTATTCTTTGAGAAAAAACCTTCTAATGGAGAAGTTTGATTCTACAGAATGGATATGCCTAAAGGGTATAAAGCCTTTTCTAAAACCAAACCTATTAAATTAGAACACTTTGATGAAGTTTCTCAGTGAATTCAAAATAAACATGATATTTTAGATAATGATGGGAATAACAAAGCTAAAAGATTTAGTACTGAAGAGTTAAAAGAACTAAATTACAATTTAGATCAATGTGGTGTTCCACATGTTGAAGAAGTTATATTGCAACCTGAAGAATTAATTGCTAAATATACAAATGAAAGAAATCAAATTAACAGCAAAATTTCTAATGTATTAGATGAAATTAGTAATATTTTAGGAATTACTTTAGAGGATAAATAA
- a CDS encoding IS1634 family transposase — protein MFALNSSKTEVYNVNYGINILYDLINKFEIFDALPKTRHKELNKILKYTIASRIIDANSYISIHKNKYKYEDAPNTSKDSYYALLNLIYDNKENLLKRINEKVIKNTSRKVELVFYDSTTMYFESFSRLGLRHSGYSKDGKFKEDQVVVGMATDENGIPIHIETFKGNTANSKTFIPFVLEMSKIYEIKNVTIIADIGMSTSSNIRFLEQKGINYIISYRLKSGAKSFKDFVLDESNYVGNENFKHKEETIVSLYNKKRPNGKLRRRIVTFSKKEL, from the coding sequence ATGTTTGCATTAAATTCTTCAAAAACAGAAGTTTACAATGTAAACTATGGGATAAATATCCTTTATGATTTGATTAATAAATTTGAAATATTTGATGCACTCCCAAAAACAAGACATAAAGAGCTTAATAAAATTCTAAAATACACAATTGCAAGCAGAATAATTGATGCAAATAGTTATATTTCAATACATAAAAATAAGTATAAATATGAAGATGCTCCAAACACTAGCAAAGATAGTTATTATGCCTTATTAAATCTTATCTATGATAATAAAGAAAACTTATTAAAAAGAATTAACGAAAAAGTTATTAAAAATACATCAAGAAAAGTTGAACTAGTTTTCTATGATTCAACAACTATGTATTTTGAAAGTTTTTCACGTTTAGGTCTTAGACATAGTGGTTATTCAAAAGATGGAAAATTTAAAGAAGACCAAGTTGTTGTCGGTATGGCTACAGATGAAAATGGTATTCCCATTCATATCGAAACCTTTAAAGGAAATACTGCAAATTCTAAAACTTTCATTCCTTTTGTATTAGAAATGAGCAAAATTTATGAAATAAAAAATGTAACAATAATTGCTGATATAGGTATGTCTACATCAAGTAACATAAGATTTTTAGAACAAAAAGGGATAAATTACATAATTTCTTATCGTTTAAAATCGGGTGCAAAATCATTTAAAGATTTTGTTTTAGATGAAAGTAACTATGTAGGTAATGAAAACTTTAAACACAAAGAAGAAACAATTGTTTCTCTATACAATAAAAAACGTCCTAATGGAAAATTAAGACGTAGAATAGTTACATTTAGCAAAAAAGAGCTTTAA